Proteins from a genomic interval of Rosa chinensis cultivar Old Blush chromosome 2, RchiOBHm-V2, whole genome shotgun sequence:
- the LOC112187907 gene encoding D-glycerate 3-kinase, chloroplastic isoform X1 produces MTMAALNIPYQPWPPTPSSLSFSKNNISFLTQCNGATATINSKLLSLSHSYHFSVLSSLHGTNRPNSSSKLSSMPTHLSKSGTLTAGTGCSWMQDNSMHHNGPANSECGEGPLHSAFPAKAAEISSIEDLYEFISSGPLMNKLGLAPEAVAESIDKWLAYGLHLCRLFQLNELDLSVPQKVRIYHYYLPVFFWCEDQISQHRSLYKDGEDIPPLVIGFSAPQGCGKTTLVFALDYLFKVTGRKSATISIDDFYLTAENQAKLREAHPGNALLELRGNAGSHDLPFSVETLTALSNLSKEGMKMKLPRYDKSAYNGKGDRADPSTWPEVEGPLTALLFEGWMLGFKPVPVEVVKAVNPQLETVNKNLEAYYDAWDKFVKAWIVIKIKDPSCVYQWRLQAEIAMREAGNPGMSDDEVKDFVSRYLPAYNAYLPTLYAEGPKGSDPKHLIFVEIDEGRNPILGN; encoded by the exons atgacaatGGCGGCTTTGAATATCCCATATCAGCCATGGCCACCTAcaccatcctctctctctttttccaaaaataatatttcttttTTAACCCAATGTAATGGTGCTACTGCTACTATTAATAGTAAATTACTTTCTTTGTCTCATTCTTATCACTTCTCTGTTCTCTCTTCACTCCATGGAACAAACAGACCGAACTCATCATCCAAGCTCTCTTCAATGCCAACCCACCTCTCAAAGTCTG GGACTCTTACTGCAGGCACTGGATGTTCCTGGATGCAAGACAATTCCATGCATCACAATGGTCCTGCCAACAGTGAATGTGGTGAGGGTCCATTGCATTCTGCGTTTCCAGCAAAGGCTGCTGAGATTTCATCTATAGAGGACCTTTATGAGTTTATAAGTTCAGGTCCATTGATGAACAAACTGGGTTTAGCCCCAGAAGCTGTGGCCGAGTCCATTGACAAGTGGTTGGCATATGGTTTACACCTGTGTCGGCTATTTCAGCTCAATGAATTGGACCTCTCAGTTCCTCAGAAAGTTAGGATATATCACTATTATCTTCCGGTCTTTTTTTGGTGTGAAGATCAGATATCTCAGCACAGATCCTTGTACAAAGATGGAGAAGATATACCTCCTCTAGTG ATTGGGTTTAGTGCACCACAAGGTTGTGGAAAGACTACACTTGTCTTTGCTCTTGATTATCTTTTCAAAGTAACTGGCAG GAAGTCTGCCACAATATCCATTGATGACTTTTATTTGACAGCTGAGAATCAG GCTAAACTAAGAGAAGCGCATCCAGGAAATGCACTTTTAGAG TTACGTGGAAATGCTGGCAGCCATGATCTTCCATTCTCTGTGGAGACACTGACTGCTCTAAGCAATTTGAGTAAAGAAG GTATGAAGATGAAGCTACCCCGATATGACAAG TCTGCTTACAATGGAAAGGGGGACAGAGCTGATCCTTCGACATGGCCCGAGGTGGAAGGGCCGCTTACT GCTCTTCTATTTGAAGGTTGGATGCTTGGCTTCAAACCCGTTCCTGTGGAAGTTGTCAAAGCAGTCAATCCACAG CTAGAGACAGTAAATAAAAATCTTGAAGCTTATTATGATGCATGGGACAAGTTCGTCAAAGCATGGATAGTCATCAAAATCAAAGATCCCAGCTGTGTCTACCAGTGGCGTCTGCAG GCAGAGATTGCCATGAGAGAGGCAGGAAACCCTGGAATGTCCGATGATGAG GTAAAGGATTTTGTTTCACGGTACTTGCCAGCATACAATGCTTACCTTCCTACCCTTTATGCCGAAGGACCAAAAGGGTCAGATCCAAAGCACCTCATCTTTGTAGAAATTGATGAGGGAAGGAATCCCATCCTTGGTAACTAG
- the LOC112187907 gene encoding D-glycerate 3-kinase, chloroplastic isoform X2, translating into MTMAALNIPYQPWPPTPSSLSFSKNNISFLTQCNGATATINSKLLSLSHSYHFSVLSSLHGTNRPNSSSKLSSMPTHLSKSGTGCSWMQDNSMHHNGPANSECGEGPLHSAFPAKAAEISSIEDLYEFISSGPLMNKLGLAPEAVAESIDKWLAYGLHLCRLFQLNELDLSVPQKVRIYHYYLPVFFWCEDQISQHRSLYKDGEDIPPLVIGFSAPQGCGKTTLVFALDYLFKVTGRKSATISIDDFYLTAENQAKLREAHPGNALLELRGNAGSHDLPFSVETLTALSNLSKEGMKMKLPRYDKSAYNGKGDRADPSTWPEVEGPLTALLFEGWMLGFKPVPVEVVKAVNPQLETVNKNLEAYYDAWDKFVKAWIVIKIKDPSCVYQWRLQAEIAMREAGNPGMSDDEVKDFVSRYLPAYNAYLPTLYAEGPKGSDPKHLIFVEIDEGRNPILGN; encoded by the exons atgacaatGGCGGCTTTGAATATCCCATATCAGCCATGGCCACCTAcaccatcctctctctctttttccaaaaataatatttcttttTTAACCCAATGTAATGGTGCTACTGCTACTATTAATAGTAAATTACTTTCTTTGTCTCATTCTTATCACTTCTCTGTTCTCTCTTCACTCCATGGAACAAACAGACCGAACTCATCATCCAAGCTCTCTTCAATGCCAACCCACCTCTCAAAGTCTG GCACTGGATGTTCCTGGATGCAAGACAATTCCATGCATCACAATGGTCCTGCCAACAGTGAATGTGGTGAGGGTCCATTGCATTCTGCGTTTCCAGCAAAGGCTGCTGAGATTTCATCTATAGAGGACCTTTATGAGTTTATAAGTTCAGGTCCATTGATGAACAAACTGGGTTTAGCCCCAGAAGCTGTGGCCGAGTCCATTGACAAGTGGTTGGCATATGGTTTACACCTGTGTCGGCTATTTCAGCTCAATGAATTGGACCTCTCAGTTCCTCAGAAAGTTAGGATATATCACTATTATCTTCCGGTCTTTTTTTGGTGTGAAGATCAGATATCTCAGCACAGATCCTTGTACAAAGATGGAGAAGATATACCTCCTCTAGTG ATTGGGTTTAGTGCACCACAAGGTTGTGGAAAGACTACACTTGTCTTTGCTCTTGATTATCTTTTCAAAGTAACTGGCAG GAAGTCTGCCACAATATCCATTGATGACTTTTATTTGACAGCTGAGAATCAG GCTAAACTAAGAGAAGCGCATCCAGGAAATGCACTTTTAGAG TTACGTGGAAATGCTGGCAGCCATGATCTTCCATTCTCTGTGGAGACACTGACTGCTCTAAGCAATTTGAGTAAAGAAG GTATGAAGATGAAGCTACCCCGATATGACAAG TCTGCTTACAATGGAAAGGGGGACAGAGCTGATCCTTCGACATGGCCCGAGGTGGAAGGGCCGCTTACT GCTCTTCTATTTGAAGGTTGGATGCTTGGCTTCAAACCCGTTCCTGTGGAAGTTGTCAAAGCAGTCAATCCACAG CTAGAGACAGTAAATAAAAATCTTGAAGCTTATTATGATGCATGGGACAAGTTCGTCAAAGCATGGATAGTCATCAAAATCAAAGATCCCAGCTGTGTCTACCAGTGGCGTCTGCAG GCAGAGATTGCCATGAGAGAGGCAGGAAACCCTGGAATGTCCGATGATGAG GTAAAGGATTTTGTTTCACGGTACTTGCCAGCATACAATGCTTACCTTCCTACCCTTTATGCCGAAGGACCAAAAGGGTCAGATCCAAAGCACCTCATCTTTGTAGAAATTGATGAGGGAAGGAATCCCATCCTTGGTAACTAG